From the Paenibacillus tianjinensis genome, the window TGATAACTGACAGAATGTCAGGCGGAATGAGTGCACGCGTATCCTGGGACAACAGAGCATGCGGATCCTTAATATCAAGAGCCGGTGCAGAAGCCGATCCTCCGCCGCTTGAGATCATACCGGCCAGCTTCGACGAAAAATAATGACTCTGGATGATGCCAAACGTAGTGATTCCGATCGTCATGCCCAGGGAACGCAGGAAGTTGAGCGTCGCACTGGCGGATCCGCGCTGCTGCGCGGCCAGACCATGAATAGCCGCAGTGCTGAGCACCGAGAACGAAGCCCCCACACCCAGGCCGATCATGATCATATACAGCGTCACCAGCAGCCTCGATGAATCCGGGGTGAGTGTAGTGACAAGTGCAATGCCCAGCACCAGCAATGCGAGTGTAGGAAGCATCAGGCTGCGGTAGCTGAATTTAACCATCAGGAACCCGCCCATTGAAGCTGTTATAACAGAACCTACCATCATCGGCAGCAGGACCAGGCCTGAATTCGTAGCCGAACCGCCTAGCACCCCCTGGATAAAGATCGGAATGTACACAGAGGCTACGATAAACGCAGCTCCGCTGAACAAGGCACACAGGATGCTGAAGGCGTAGAGCCTTTTCCGGAACAGGGCAAAAGATATAATCGGCTCCTTTGCTGTTCTCTCCGCAAGCAGGAACAGCGTCGTAAGAACCACAAAGGCCGCGAACAGACCCAGGATGAACAGAGAATTCCAGGCATACTCTTTACCGCCAAGCTCCAGTGCAAACATCAGGCTGATTACCGCCCCCAGGAGGGTTCCGGCACCCAGCCAGTCGATCGGCTGTTTCGAATGCTCCACCGACTCGCGGTAAAAGCTCACAACCATAACCAAGGCGAGCAGCCCCAGCGGCAGATTAATATAAAACACCCACTGCCAGGCGATATGATCGGTAATATAAGCACCCAGCAAGGGTCCAAAGATGCTGGATAAGCCAAAGACCGCACCGAAGGCCCCGCCCAGCTTGCCGCGCATTTCAAGCGGCACGGCATCGTACATAATTGCAAAAGCGATCGGCACGAGCGCACCGCCCCCGATTCCCTGAACAGCCCGGTAAGCGGCTAACTGGGTAATCGTGTCTGCTGTACCGCAAAGCGCCGAACCGGCCATAAATACGATGGCGCCAAAAATGAAAAACCTCTTCCGGCCGTACATATCCGAAAGCTTACCGAAGATCGGCATACCCGCCATTTCCGCAACAAGATAAGCCGAGGTTACCCAAACAAATTTATCCATTCCGCCAAGTTCACCGACAATGTTGCCCATCGCTGTGGACACAATCGTACTGTCCATTGAGGCCATTAGAATCCCCAGCAGTAAACCTGCGATAACAATGCCGAGATTAGGCGTTTTTGCTTTAGCTGAGTTCATATGACCCGCTCCTTTTTTCGTGTTTACATTTTAGATTTAATCCACCGGCTTAATCACAGCTTCGGGGAATGTTCAGACTTCCGGTCATAAAAGAGGAAGGCTTCATACCTTCACTTTCTATTACAATTCCAGTTAATCCGTTTGTCGTTTTGGTTTCGTGCCATTCGTCCTTCTGCCAGAACACTGCATCTCCAGCCTTTACTTGAAAATATTCATTATCTCCACCTCTAACCTCTCCCTCCCCGGCTATAATTAAGAGGATTTGGGGTGAAACAGCCTGATGATAGCCAATAATACCATCCGCTTCTAAATACATACACCCAATATGAGCACCTTGTGTAGTTTGAATAATTTGGGACATCAAAAAATCGGAATCATATTTAGATATCCTTCTGCCAGTCTCTTTATCAAATCTGTAAAACTCCATTGCTTACCTCCTTAGATAGCAAATCTAACCAGTAGAGAGCCTTATTTCTTTTCTACTTCACATATTTCCTCTGCTCTAACACAGTTGCGCTCTTATGAATCTCCAGATAGTCCCTGTACTCCACTAGTTGAATCACACAGCCCGGGCCAATAATAATCTTCTCCCCGCGTACAGTCCCGGCATAGGTATTCTGAAGCTCCACGTAATCCCCTTCAATCAGCCCTGAAGTGAACACCATGTCCTGCCCCTGTCCCAGATGAAGCAGCGTTTTGGTCTTGCTGCGTTTGACCGTAATAGTGCTGCCGCCCACTTCTGCCGCACTGGACGGTCCGTACAATGTCAGCTGCAGTGTCTCTGCACTCAGCAGGCCTTTAATCCGCAGCGCACCGCTCACCTGAAGCTCCTCCGCTTCACAGTCCCCGCCCACCTCCAAACTCCCGCTGAATTTCAGTTGTCGGGCACTGACGCTGCCGGCCTGAACCTCTCCGTGGCCGCGCAGCATACCGCCCTCCATCCGTTTCTTTACCGAAAGCTCACCGGTCATCTTCAATTTCTCCATCCGCAGGCTGCCGGACACTGCGGTTTCCCCGGTCAAGCTGAGACTTTGGCAATCCACATCTCCGGCAAATTTGCATTCTCCGGTTACCTTTATCTCCAGAAAATATCCGCCAAGCGAAGAGGAGGTTCCCAGCACCTTCAGATTACTCCGGTTCATCATCTCATTCACCGCTCTTCTCCACCTTCCCTACGCTGGCGTCAGGATGAACTGACAGCTCAGTGAGATATTCCACACGGCCGATCCTGCAGCCTTGACCAATCTTCACAATACCACCCCGGACAATATCTGCAGTCGTAAATTCCAGATCAAGAATATCGCCTTCAATCGACCCCGTGATTAGCTCTGTTCTGAGCTTTGGGATCAACCCGGACGCCAGCTTGTTCCAGAGACCTCCGCCGGCCTTACGGATCACCAACGTCTCAACACCAATTTCACCCGCTTTGGCCTGACCCTGCAGCCGATAATCCACATGTCCAGCACTGAGCAGGCCGCTAACCGTAAAGACACCTTCACCGGACAGGTTCTCCAGCTCACCGTTACCTTTTATGGTAAGCATTCCATTCAGATTGCAGTTTTCCCCCCGCAGATCCTTGTCAATGGTCATCATGCCGTCAAATTCCATGCTGCCGAACTGGAGTGTACCGCCCACTTTTAGCTTACCGTTTGCCTGCATCTCCTCTGCCGTAGCATCACCATTAAATGTTATGACTCCGTTTGCTTTAATTACCTGGGCGCGGACCGCCCCGTTCACTTTGCATACCCCTTCCAAAATCACATTGTCATAGATGCCTCCGGCTCCTCCGGTGATTCCCGTGAGCTGTAAATCCGGCAGCGGCTGTTTATTCATCACTCATGCCTCCTAAATAGATATGCAACATTGTTAATTCAGCTTGCCATTCAGCTGTTCCAGCAGATCCGTAAGGCTAAGCCGGCTGACCAGCCGCGTGCCTTCATCAAATATCAATTCCGCCGGTGTAGCTGCCAGAAGAAAGAAGCTGGCACCCATTTTGCGGATAAAAAACAGCTCCCAGCTCTTTCCCGCAAACTTTGACGTATTGTTGGTAAGTGTGCGGAACAACCCATCCGCTTCATCCAGATTCATTTCCCCCTTGCTGATCAGCCCGTCAACCGCGACTAGATGTACTACCTGATCGAAGGTATACTTCTTTCCGCCAGTCGTTGCATCACCGAATCTGTCCAGAGTTCTCTTCGAAACAATGTTACGTTCCAACAGCTGGGCAGCACTCAGGGATAGATGGGCATGGGCAAAAGATGTCGTATCCGCCAGCTTTTCGGCTAATTCATCAAGGGAAAGATCGCCCTTCATGTTGATGATGTTATGGACACGCCTAAGCATTCGTTCCTTCGGAAAAAAGGTTTCCTGGCCGGTAAACGCCGATTTGCGAATAAACCAATCCTCCGGGATAAGCTGCTTCCGCTTCCAGCGGTACAGCTGCCCGTAAGAGATCCCCGTTAATTCCAGCAATTCCTTCTTGGAAATCAAATCTTCTTCCATATTGACCACTCCTTGGTGCAATCGTAACATAACATTGTTACGTTGTGAACACCTGACTATCCCATCCAGACGGCTTCCGTTTACCGTGTTCCGCTTCATGCCATTTAAGATTGTACTGTATGCCGAAAAAGCAGACCTCCGCCCCGGAGTGGATTTCTGCTCATCCGCTAAACCTAATTTTATTACCGTTGCTGATCCGGTGCCGAAATGCAAAAAGGAGCAGACCGTTCCCGGCTGGGAATGGTCTGCTCCTGTCTATACTATTTGAACAAAAGGATGATGCTTACTCTTCTGTCTTGACTTCATCCGTGTCTGCTGCGGCTGCCGGTTCGGCAGTTTCCGCAGTTTCGGCCTCAGCAGGTTCTTCCAGAGCTGCCGGTGGTGCAATGCGCAGAATCAGCGTATCCTCAGGCGTCAGTACTTCCCAGCCTTCATGCTTAGGCAGATCTGAAACCAGCAATTGATCACCGATATTAAGACTGCTGATATCCACATCGAAGGTGGCTGTCAGCTTGTCCGGCAATGTGCGGATATCCAATTCATACAACTCTACCTGCTGGATGCCGCCGTCCTTCACACCGGCAGGTTCGCCAGTGAAGTGGAATGCAACCTTTGTAACCAGCTCCGCCTTCATGTCAATCTGATGCAGATCTACATGCAGCAGCTTGCGTGACAGCGGCTGGCGCTGTACTTCAGCAATTACCGCGTTTTTGATACCAGAGCCGGGAAGTTCTACTTTAAGAATTGCCCGGGGGTTCTTGCCGATAATTTCAGTAAGGGCTTTAGCATCTGCAGTAAAGGATTGCGTATCTGAACCTGCACCGTAGACGACAACCGGTACAAAGCCTTTTCTCCGCTGTGAAGAAGTCGAGCCGGATCTTTCAGTCAAACGAACTGTAGTATTCATGATATTCCTCCTAAAGGTTGTGGGTATTAAAAAACAAGACCAATTAGATGTAAAGGTCTAATCAGTCTCTTATTAACCATATTTGCCTGTTGTGGAATCAGTATAGCACTGCCGCAACAGCAAGTCAAAATAGGGTAATCTTCAATTATCATACATTTTTATAATAAATTATGCTAAATGACAGGCTACAAAGTGGCCGCCGCCCGCATCGCGGAAGACCGGAATTTCCGCTGCACATACATCCTCTGCAAAGGGACAGCGGGTGTGAAATTTGCAGCCGGAAGGCGGATTCGCCGGGCTTGGAATATCCCCCTTCAGGACAATCCGTTCCCGCTTCAGCTTCGGTATCGGCACCGGAACCGCGGAAAGCAGTGCCTTCGTATAGGGATGCAGCGGCTGACGGAACAGTTCGTCCCTGGCTGCTGTTTCCACCATCGAACCGAGATACATCACGCCAATCCTGGAGCACAAATGCTCCACTACACTGAGATCATGGGATATGAATAAATAAGTCAGCCCTTTCCTCTGCTGCAGCTTGCTGAACAGGTTAATAACCTGGGCCTGAATCGATACATCCAGCGCTGAAACCGGCTCATCGGCGATAATCAGGTCCGGATTCAGAATAAGAGCACGGGCGATCCCGATACGCTGGCGTTGTCCTCCGGAGAACTCATGCGGAAAGCGGTCGATATGATAGGACGATAGCCCGCAGGCTTCCAGCGCTTCCAGTACCAGTCCACGGACCTCTGATTTCGGGCACAGCCCATGATCAAGCAGTGCTTCTCCAATGGCGTCACCCACCCGGACCCGCGGATTAAGCGCACTGTGGGGATCCTGAAAGATCAGCTGCATCCGGGGACGCAGGAGCCGCATTTCGGAAGGTGACAGGTTATGAATGTCCACGCCCTTGAATTTCACTTGCCCATCTGTTTTCTCGGTCAGCCGCAGGATCGTCCGTCCGACCGTGCTCTTGCCGCTGCCGGATTCACCGACCAGGCCGAAGGTTTCGCCCGGCGCGAGCCGGATGCTGATATCGTCCACCGCTTTGACATGTCCGACTGTCCGGCCCAGCAGGCCCTGGGTAACCGGAAAATACTTCTTGAGATGATTGACTTCAAGCAGTGCCTCAGACATGCACTTCCGCCTCCTCATACAGCCAGCAGGCTGCTTTTTGCCCGCCGCTGACCTCCTTCAGCTCAGGCTGGCGGGTCCGGCAGACCGGCATGCAATGTTCACAGCGGTCGTGGAAATAGCAGGAAGGTTCAAGCTCCAGCGGATTCGGCACCTGGCCCGGAATGGAATACAGCTCATCCCGGCGCTGCCCCATTACGGGCTTAGATTTCAGCAAGCCCCGAGTATACGGATGCTTGGGGTTCTGAAACAGCTGGACCACTTCGCCTTCCTCAACGATTTTGCCGGAATACATCACAATAACGTAATCGGCCATCTCCGCCACCACCCCCAGATCATGGGTAATCAGCATCATCGACATCCCGGAGCTCTCCTTGAACTCACGCAGCATGTCGAGAATTTGTGCCTGAATTGTCACATCAAGGGCCGTAGTCGGCTCGTCGGCAATCAGCAGCTTGGGACTGCAGGAGATCGCGATGGCGATCATGATCCGCTGCAGCATCCCGCCGCTCAGCTCATGGGGATAGCTGTCAGCAATCTGTTCAGCGCGGGAAATCCCCACCTGCGAGATCAGCTCGACCGCCCGCTGCCGGGCTGCTTTTTTCTTCATTTTCTGGTGAACAATCAGCGGCTCCATAATCTGCTCACCAATCTTAATGACCGGATTCAATGAAGACATCGGCTCCTGAAAAATCATAGCGATTTCATGGCCGCGGATCGCCCGCAGCGAATTTTTGTCCAGCCGCAATAGATCCTCTCCGAGAAAATCGATGCTTCCTCCGCTAACTTTCCCGCCGGGCTCTTCCACCAGGCCCATAATCGACATGGCGGTTACACTTTTGCCGCAGCCGGATTCCCCGACAATACAGACCGTTTCCCCTTCGCGTACCCGGAAGCTGATATCATCGACAGCTCTCACTTTTCCTTCTTCGGTGAAGAACACGGTACTGAGACCGTCTAATTTCATGATCTCCTTCATGAGATGATGGCACCTACCTCTTCTGTTTAGGATCAAGCACGTCTCTGAGGCCGTCACCAAATATGTTAATCGCAATCACCGTAGCGAAAATCGACAGTCCGGGCGGAATCCATAGCCACGGATGGTCCTGGAAATCGATCATATTATTCGCCGCATCAATCATGTTCCCCCAGGTTGGCGTCGGCGGCATGACGCCCAGGCCGAAGAAGCTGAGCACCGATTCACTAAGAATTGCCCCGCCGATATTCAGCGTAGCCATTACAATCAGGAGCGGCACAATGTTCGGCAGCAGGTGGCCAAACAGCTTCCGCCGGTCACGGAGTCCAAGCACTACGGCTGCCTGCATGAATTCGCGTTCCCGCAGGCTGAGCATCTGCCCTCTGACCATCCGGGCCAGTCCCGGCCAGTTCACGATGCTGAGCATGAGCATTACAATATACATCCGGTAATCCGTCGGTATCTTCCATTCGGACAGCAGTGCGCCAAAGATGAACAGCAGCGGAAGGCCTGGAATCGTCATCAGCAGATCGGCGACCCGCATGATTATCTGGTCCGCCAAACCGCGGTAATACCCGGCAATTGCACCCAGCAGTGCACCGAGAAACACCGACAGTACCATGGAGGCCAGCCCGACTGTAAGCGAGATGCGTCCTGCCTGCATTACACGGGTCAGAATATCCCGGCCCAGTGCATCCGTTCCCAGCCAGTGTGTAAGATTCGGCGCCTTATTCATCATCGCCATATTAATTTTGTTATCCGTATAGGGTGAAAAGAACGGTCCGATAAAACAAAGCACAAACATAAAAACAACGACCCCAAAACCTGAAACAGCAAGCTTATTGTGCATTAGCCTCCCCAGCGATTGCCGGAACAGGGAGGATTTCTGCAGCTTAATCTGCGGCCTATGGAGCTTAGTTAACTTGCTGTCAGCAGCCAAAGCGGTACCCTCCTCACTACAACCGGACCCGCGGATCGGCTACCCGGTACAGAATATCCGAGAACAGCGTTCCGATGACGGTCAGAATGGCAATAAACATTGTAAAGCCCATCAGCAAAGGATAATCCCTAAGCCCGAAGGACTTCATATACAATTGGCCGATGCCCGGCCAGTTAAAGATCTGCTCGATAATCAGCGACCCGCCGAACAGCGCGGGCAGCTCGAAGCCCACCAGGGTAATCGCCGGCAGCAGCGCATTGCGCAGCGCGTGGGTGAACAGCACCTTCCGCTCCTTAAGCCCCTTTGCCCGGGCCGTGCGGATATAATCCTGCTGAAGCACATCGATCATGTTGCTGCGGAAATACCGTGTCAGTGAACCTAAACCCAGCAGAACCATGACGACTACAGGCAGCGTCATATGACGTACTACTTCGTTGAGATAGGCAAGACCGGTTGCATTGCTTCCAGTAGTAATCATCCCTCCCGGCGGGAGCCATTTAAGGTCCACAGCCAGTATCTTGATCAGGAACAGGCCGATAAAAAACGACGGCAGCGACATCGCGGCAAAGATCGCCACCATCACCAGCGTGTCGAACCAGGAATATTGCTTATACGCCGAAACAACGCCGACAATCACCGCGATCACCCAGGTCAGAAAGGTTGAAACGGCAGCCAGCAAAAAAGAATTCCAGATATAATCGCCAAACAGCTGAAGCACCGGCTTCTGCTGGGCAAGCGAAGTTCCGAAATCCCCGTGAAACGCATTTTTCATCCAGAGGCCGTAACGCTCCAATACCGGTTTATTAAGCCCGTAAATTTCCCGCAGCTCTGCTTTGCGCTCCGCCGTCAGCTTGATGTTTCCCGTAATGAAGTCCCCGGGAGTTAGTGCATACAGGCAGAAAATCAGCAGTGACGCCGCAAATAGAATAATCAGCATATACAGCAGTCTTTTAGTCAGATAAGTACTCATGATCCGCTCCTTAAGGATTCGTCTCCTCCCCATAAGTACCGGGCAGGAGACGAAGTAGTCATTATTTCAGCGTCCATTCCGGCAGGCTGCCGGCGAGTCCGATGAACGGGCTGACCGAAAGGTTCTGAATGCGTCCATTGTAGGCGTAAACTGTTTTCTTATAGCTGGTGAAGAGAATCGGAAGTTCATCGTTAAAGAGCTGATAGAGCTCTTTATAGACCGCCTTGCGCTCTTCAATATCGCTGGTTGCCAGGGCTTTGTTGTACAGCTCCAGGAATTTCGGGTTCTCATAGTCGGTAATTTCTCCGTCGAAGAACTGCATGAAGCCGTCTGCCGGATCAGTCAGCATACTGGTGGAGAAAGAAACGAGATCATAATCTCCGCCTTCTACCTTGGAGACCAGCGAGTTGAAGTCAGCGAACACTTCAGGCTGGAAGTCGATGCCGAGCGCCGCAAAGTTTTCTTTGGCTACCGCGATGAATATATCGGTGTTCTTGCTCTTCGAGCCGAGATAGTGAATCGAAAACGGCTTGCCGTCTTTTTCGCGGATACCGTTCGCACCAACCGTCCAGCCTGCTTCATCCAGCAGCTGTTTGGCTTTTTCCGGATCGTATTTATACGGATTGATACCTTCTTCTGTATAAGCCCAGGAGATTGGCGAAGCCGGAATGTTGGCAATTGAACCGGCCCCCTGCTGGGCATCCACATAGATGCTCTGACGGTCAAGACCATACATAATCGCCTGTCTGACCAGCTTATCCTTCAGCTGCTCATGCTTCAGATTGACCTGCATGTAGCCGTAGGTGCTTGGGGTATAGGGAAGAATGTTGACATAGCCGAGCGCCTTCAGCTTCTCGATATTCTCTTCTGTTGCACTGAAGGAAGCATAATCGACCTCTCCGGTCTCCAGGAACTGCCACACATCACCCTCAGAGGTTTTGTAGATGAAATGCTCTGTCTTGGGTTTGCCTTTGAAGTAATTCTCATTGGCTACCAGACGGACTTCCTGGCCG encodes:
- a CDS encoding ABC transporter substrate-binding protein, whose protein sequence is MRKSTILLSSLLLVGSLLLTACSNNSNTNNAAATGNSVTATAAADGATGSAASSSPAPVPAGALSEPYTASDLSKLPAAAQKRTDTIIVGLTDPSGAFTPYFQESGYDGNVSSLLYASLVTVDEKGVPIPELAESWEVSEDQLTYTFHLRKDLKFSDGSPLTADDVAFTWTIQYDKAYDGGSSLPTLNVKGGQAYKEGKATTIDGIKVINPQTISVTLEKPNATALVVLGSNVLSKAYYGKDYKFGSLEYIKKLHEKPLGDGPYKLEKFIPGQEVRLVANENYFKGKPKTEHFIYKTSEGDVWQFLETGEVDYASFSATEENIEKLKALGYVNILPYTPSTYGYMQVNLKHEQLKDKLVRQAIMYGLDRQSIYVDAQQGAGSIANIPASPISWAYTEEGINPYKYDPEKAKQLLDEAGWTVGANGIREKDGKPFSIHYLGSKSKNTDIFIAVAKENFAALGIDFQPEVFADFNSLVSKVEGGDYDLVSFSTSMLTDPADGFMQFFDGEITDYENPKFLELYNKALATSDIEERKAVYKELYQLFNDELPILFTSYKKTVYAYNGRIQNLSVSPFIGLAGSLPEWTLK
- a CDS encoding ABC transporter ATP-binding protein, with amino-acid sequence MSEALLEVNHLKKYFPVTQGLLGRTVGHVKAVDDISIRLAPGETFGLVGESGSGKSTVGRTILRLTEKTDGQVKFKGVDIHNLSPSEMRLLRPRMQLIFQDPHSALNPRVRVGDAIGEALLDHGLCPKSEVRGLVLEALEACGLSSYHIDRFPHEFSGGQRQRIGIARALILNPDLIIADEPVSALDVSIQAQVINLFSKLQQRKGLTYLFISHDLSVVEHLCSRIGVMYLGSMVETAARDELFRQPLHPYTKALLSAVPVPIPKLKRERIVLKGDIPSPANPPSGCKFHTRCPFAEDVCAAEIPVFRDAGGGHFVACHLA
- the opp4C gene encoding oligopeptide ABC transporter permease → MAADSKLTKLHRPQIKLQKSSLFRQSLGRLMHNKLAVSGFGVVVFMFVLCFIGPFFSPYTDNKINMAMMNKAPNLTHWLGTDALGRDILTRVMQAGRISLTVGLASMVLSVFLGALLGAIAGYYRGLADQIIMRVADLLMTIPGLPLLFIFGALLSEWKIPTDYRMYIVMLMLSIVNWPGLARMVRGQMLSLREREFMQAAVVLGLRDRRKLFGHLLPNIVPLLIVMATLNIGGAILSESVLSFFGLGVMPPTPTWGNMIDAANNMIDFQDHPWLWIPPGLSIFATVIAINIFGDGLRDVLDPKQKR
- a CDS encoding YhbD family protein, with protein sequence MEEDLISKKELLELTGISYGQLYRWKRKQLIPEDWFIRKSAFTGQETFFPKERMLRRVHNIINMKGDLSLDELAEKLADTTSFAHAHLSLSAAQLLERNIVSKRTLDRFGDATTGGKKYTFDQVVHLVAVDGLISKGEMNLDEADGLFRTLTNNTSKFAGKSWELFFIRKMGASFFLLAATPAELIFDEGTRLVSRLSLTDLLEQLNGKLN
- a CDS encoding cupin domain-containing protein codes for the protein MEFYRFDKETGRRISKYDSDFLMSQIIQTTQGAHIGCMYLEADGIIGYHQAVSPQILLIIAGEGEVRGGDNEYFQVKAGDAVFWQKDEWHETKTTNGLTGIVIESEGMKPSSFMTGSLNIPRSCD
- a CDS encoding ABC transporter ATP-binding protein, giving the protein MKEIMKLDGLSTVFFTEEGKVRAVDDISFRVREGETVCIVGESGCGKSVTAMSIMGLVEEPGGKVSGGSIDFLGEDLLRLDKNSLRAIRGHEIAMIFQEPMSSLNPVIKIGEQIMEPLIVHQKMKKKAARQRAVELISQVGISRAEQIADSYPHELSGGMLQRIMIAIAISCSPKLLIADEPTTALDVTIQAQILDMLREFKESSGMSMMLITHDLGVVAEMADYVIVMYSGKIVEEGEVVQLFQNPKHPYTRGLLKSKPVMGQRRDELYSIPGQVPNPLELEPSCYFHDRCEHCMPVCRTRQPELKEVSGGQKAACWLYEEAEVHV
- a CDS encoding 50S ribosomal protein L25, encoding MNTTVRLTERSGSTSSQRRKGFVPVVVYGAGSDTQSFTADAKALTEIIGKNPRAILKVELPGSGIKNAVIAEVQRQPLSRKLLHVDLHQIDMKAELVTKVAFHFTGEPAGVKDGGIQQVELYELDIRTLPDKLTATFDVDISSLNIGDQLLVSDLPKHEGWEVLTPEDTLILRIAPPAALEEPAEAETAETAEPAAAADTDEVKTEE
- a CDS encoding MFS transporter; the encoded protein is MNSAKAKTPNLGIVIAGLLLGILMASMDSTIVSTAMGNIVGELGGMDKFVWVTSAYLVAEMAGMPIFGKLSDMYGRKRFFIFGAIVFMAGSALCGTADTITQLAAYRAVQGIGGGALVPIAFAIMYDAVPLEMRGKLGGAFGAVFGLSSIFGPLLGAYITDHIAWQWVFYINLPLGLLALVMVVSFYRESVEHSKQPIDWLGAGTLLGAVISLMFALELGGKEYAWNSLFILGLFAAFVVLTTLFLLAERTAKEPIISFALFRKRLYAFSILCALFSGAAFIVASVYIPIFIQGVLGGSATNSGLVLLPMMVGSVITASMGGFLMVKFSYRSLMLPTLALLVLGIALVTTLTPDSSRLLVTLYMIMIGLGVGASFSVLSTAAIHGLAAQQRGSASATLNFLRSLGMTIGITTFGIIQSHYFSSKLAGMISSGGGSASAPALDIKDPHALLSQDTRALIPPDILSVITSGLSSSIVRTFAWAVIPAVLALLAASFMGRQKMDASAEEPAVSGH
- a CDS encoding ABC transporter permease; the protein is MSTYLTKRLLYMLIILFAASLLIFCLYALTPGDFITGNIKLTAERKAELREIYGLNKPVLERYGLWMKNAFHGDFGTSLAQQKPVLQLFGDYIWNSFLLAAVSTFLTWVIAVIVGVVSAYKQYSWFDTLVMVAIFAAMSLPSFFIGLFLIKILAVDLKWLPPGGMITTGSNATGLAYLNEVVRHMTLPVVVMVLLGLGSLTRYFRSNMIDVLQQDYIRTARAKGLKERKVLFTHALRNALLPAITLVGFELPALFGGSLIIEQIFNWPGIGQLYMKSFGLRDYPLLMGFTMFIAILTVIGTLFSDILYRVADPRVRL